The following coding sequences are from one Luteimonas sp. S4-F44 window:
- a CDS encoding glycine betaine ABC transporter substrate-binding protein, producing the protein MALLVGLLLPTLAAAQTATIGSKNFTEGVVLGEIATLAARQAGAEVTHRRQLGGSRILWRALLEGEIDAYAEYTGTLADELLRMPRAQRAALEAALAERGLAMTAPLGFDNSYAIGMRRAQATQLGITQLSDLAAHPALRLGLSNEFMSRGDGWPGLRAAYGLPQRPDGLDHDLAYRALANGAIDATDLYATDAEIPHYDLVVLDDDRDYFPSYAAVYLYRADLGTRAPAVLAALRGLEGRIDAATMQRLNAQVKLDGVDEATVAADWLGVAPSKGDSRMARIARRTGEHLALVGISLGAALLVALPLGVIAARRPRLGQGVLALTGVLQTLPSLAVFVFMIPLFGIGAGPAIAALFLYSLLPIVRNTHAGLTGIARELRETAAAIGLPPTTRLLRVELPLALPTILAGIKTAAVINVGTATLGALIGAGGYGQPILTGIRLDDLGLILEGAVPAALLALAVQGVFELAERALVPRGLRLAARR; encoded by the coding sequence CTGGCGCTGCTGGTCGGCCTGCTGCTGCCGACACTGGCCGCCGCGCAGACCGCCACGATCGGCTCGAAGAACTTCACCGAAGGCGTGGTGCTGGGCGAGATCGCGACGCTGGCCGCGCGTCAGGCCGGTGCCGAGGTCACCCATCGCCGCCAGCTCGGCGGCAGCCGGATCCTGTGGCGTGCGCTGCTGGAAGGCGAGATCGACGCCTACGCCGAATACACCGGCACGCTGGCCGACGAACTGCTGCGCATGCCGCGTGCGCAACGTGCGGCGCTGGAGGCGGCGCTGGCCGAACGCGGACTGGCGATGACCGCGCCGCTGGGCTTCGACAACAGCTACGCAATCGGCATGCGCCGCGCGCAGGCCACGCAACTGGGGATCACGCAGCTGTCCGATCTCGCCGCGCACCCGGCACTGCGGCTGGGCCTGAGCAACGAGTTCATGTCGCGCGGCGACGGCTGGCCGGGCTTGCGCGCGGCCTACGGCTTGCCGCAGCGCCCTGACGGGCTAGACCACGACCTTGCGTATCGGGCGCTGGCCAACGGCGCGATCGACGCCACCGACCTGTACGCAACCGATGCCGAGATTCCGCACTACGACCTGGTCGTGCTGGATGACGACCGCGACTACTTCCCGTCGTATGCCGCGGTCTACCTCTATCGCGCGGACCTGGGCACGCGTGCGCCCGCCGTGCTGGCCGCACTGCGCGGCCTAGAAGGCCGGATCGACGCGGCGACGATGCAGCGGCTCAACGCGCAGGTGAAGCTCGATGGCGTGGACGAGGCAACGGTCGCGGCCGACTGGCTCGGGGTCGCGCCAAGCAAGGGCGACAGCCGCATGGCGCGCATCGCCCGGCGCACCGGCGAGCATCTGGCGCTGGTCGGCATCTCGCTCGGTGCGGCGCTGCTGGTCGCGTTGCCGCTGGGCGTGATCGCGGCGCGGCGGCCGCGGCTGGGCCAGGGCGTGCTGGCGCTGACCGGCGTGCTGCAGACGCTGCCATCGCTGGCGGTGTTCGTGTTCATGATCCCGCTGTTCGGCATCGGCGCAGGGCCGGCGATCGCCGCGCTGTTTCTCTACAGCCTGCTGCCGATTGTGCGCAACACCCACGCCGGGCTGACCGGCATCGCGCGCGAGCTGCGCGAGACCGCGGCGGCGATCGGGCTGCCGCCGACGACGCGGCTGTTGCGGGTGGAACTGCCTTTGGCCTTGCCGACGATCCTGGCCGGCATCAAGACCGCGGCGGTGATCAACGTCGGCACCGCAACGCTGGGTGCGCTGATCGGCGCTGGCGGCTACGGCCAGCCGATCCTCACCGGCATCCGGCTCGATGACCTGGGCTTGATCCTCGAAGGCGCGGTGCCCGCCGCGTTGCTGGCGCTGGCGGTGCAGGGCGTGTTCGAACTGGCCGAGCGCGCGCTAGTGCCGCGCGGCCTGCGGCTGGCGGCGCGGCGCTGA
- a CDS encoding ABC transporter ATP-binding protein, whose product MYDLDQVHRRYGAADALDGFDLHIAPGATTALIGPSGAGKSTLLRMLVGLEWPDTGEVRFDGTPLRRDTLPALRRRIGYVIQEGGLFPHLDAAGNIALLARTLGWSRARIEARMSELAALCQLPADALRRYPAELSGGQRQRVGLIRALMLDPDVLLLDEPLGALDPIVRHDLQAQMRALFARLGKTVVLVTHDIAEAVWFADTVVLLRAGRIVQQGPPRSLLDAPADDFVQAFMHAQRSVDEAAR is encoded by the coding sequence ATGTACGACCTTGACCAAGTACACCGGCGCTACGGCGCGGCCGACGCGCTCGATGGCTTCGATCTGCATATCGCGCCCGGCGCGACGACCGCACTGATCGGCCCCAGCGGTGCGGGCAAGTCGACGCTGCTGCGGATGCTGGTCGGCCTGGAATGGCCCGACACCGGCGAGGTGCGTTTCGACGGCACGCCGCTGCGCCGCGACACGTTGCCGGCGCTGCGCCGACGGATCGGCTACGTGATCCAGGAGGGCGGGCTGTTCCCGCATCTCGATGCCGCCGGCAACATCGCGCTGCTGGCGCGCACGCTGGGTTGGTCGCGCGCGCGGATCGAAGCGCGCATGAGCGAACTCGCCGCGCTGTGCCAGCTGCCGGCCGATGCGCTGCGACGCTATCCGGCCGAGCTGTCGGGCGGGCAGCGCCAGCGCGTGGGGCTGATCCGTGCGCTGATGCTCGACCCCGATGTGCTGTTGCTCGACGAACCGCTGGGCGCGCTCGACCCGATCGTGCGCCACGATCTGCAGGCGCAAATGCGCGCGCTGTTCGCGCGCCTGGGCAAGACCGTGGTGCTGGTGACCCACGACATCGCCGAGGCGGTGTGGTTCGCCGACACGGTGGTGCTGCTGCGGGCCGGGCGCATCGTGCAGCAAGGCCCGCCGCGCAGCTTGCTCGACGCACCGGCGGACGATTTCGTGCAGGCCTTCATGCACGCCCAGCGCAGCGTCGACGAGGCGGCGCGGTGA
- a CDS encoding M28 family peptidase has protein sequence MPRLALLVCLLALLPGCGRDPAPAPAAAEAMPAAAAVANDTPAGQRIEADVRTLADPRMDGRFTGSAGYARAADHVAARFAAIGLEPAGDDGGWQQRVPLLRASVERDGARLEVERGGRRIALRPFEQFLPLPDFAAPRSEASAPAVFVGQAIDAPELEHDDFRGVDLHGRIAVAFGGAPARFPGTQAAHYGSLRSKVEAVAARGAIALVLVHTAADEAGTPWPRTLERGLQPAMRLRGDDGRAFDDGPPLRAMAVVSAAAADLVFADGPRTAAELADAARAGTATPFALPGTLTLAARTRIDTLEGHNVVGRLPGRDPALAGESIVHTAHLDHLGPGADGEGIHHGALDNALGVAIMLEAAHELAHNGRAPRRSTVFAAVTGEEQGLLGTTWLARRPPPAVGRVVANLNIDMPILTAPTRDIVAIGVEHSSLKHAVERAAAEVGVALSPDPFPEEATFVRSDQYAFVRAGVPALYLDGGVTSANAGQDPRVAATWFLRNCYHRPCDNVELPIQYGDAARLARVSAAITRLVGDDDAAPRWNDGDVFGTRFAAPRGNEK, from the coding sequence ATGCCCCGTCTCGCGCTGCTCGTCTGCCTTCTTGCGCTGTTGCCCGGCTGCGGGCGCGACCCGGCCCCGGCGCCCGCGGCCGCCGAGGCGATGCCCGCCGCCGCCGCGGTCGCGAACGACACCCCGGCCGGCCAGCGCATCGAGGCCGACGTGCGCACGTTGGCCGATCCGCGCATGGACGGCCGCTTCACCGGCAGCGCGGGCTATGCGCGGGCCGCCGACCATGTCGCCGCCCGCTTCGCCGCGATCGGCCTGGAACCGGCCGGCGACGACGGCGGCTGGCAGCAACGCGTGCCGCTGCTGCGCGCCAGCGTCGAGCGCGACGGGGCCCGGCTGGAGGTCGAGCGCGGCGGGCGGCGCATCGCGCTGCGGCCATTTGAGCAGTTCCTGCCGCTGCCCGACTTCGCCGCGCCGCGCAGCGAAGCGAGCGCACCGGCGGTCTTCGTCGGCCAGGCAATCGACGCCCCCGAGCTCGAGCACGACGACTTCCGCGGCGTCGACCTGCACGGGCGCATCGCCGTCGCCTTCGGCGGGGCACCCGCACGCTTCCCGGGCACCCAGGCCGCGCATTACGGCAGCCTGCGCAGCAAGGTCGAGGCGGTCGCCGCACGCGGCGCGATCGCGCTGGTCTTGGTGCACACCGCCGCCGACGAGGCCGGTACCCCTTGGCCGCGCACGCTCGAGCGCGGGCTGCAGCCGGCGATGCGGTTGCGTGGCGACGACGGCCGCGCCTTCGACGACGGCCCGCCGCTGCGCGCGATGGCGGTGGTGTCCGCGGCCGCCGCCGACCTGGTGTTCGCCGACGGCCCGCGCACCGCGGCCGAACTCGCCGACGCCGCGCGCGCCGGCACCGCGACGCCGTTCGCGCTGCCCGGCACGCTGACCCTGGCCGCGCGCACGCGCATCGACACGCTCGAGGGCCACAACGTCGTCGGCCGGCTGCCGGGCCGCGACCCGGCGCTGGCCGGCGAGAGCATCGTGCACACCGCGCATCTGGACCACCTGGGACCGGGCGCGGACGGCGAGGGCATCCACCACGGCGCACTCGACAACGCGCTGGGCGTGGCGATCATGCTTGAGGCCGCGCACGAACTGGCGCACAACGGCCGCGCGCCGCGGCGCTCGACAGTGTTCGCGGCGGTGACCGGCGAGGAGCAGGGCCTGCTCGGCACCACCTGGCTGGCGCGCCGGCCGCCACCGGCGGTCGGCCGCGTGGTCGCCAACCTCAACATCGACATGCCGATCCTCACCGCGCCCACGCGCGACATCGTGGCGATCGGCGTCGAGCATTCGAGCCTGAAGCACGCAGTCGAACGCGCGGCGGCGGAAGTCGGTGTTGCGCTGTCGCCCGATCCGTTTCCCGAGGAAGCGACGTTCGTGCGCAGCGACCAGTACGCCTTCGTGCGCGCGGGCGTGCCGGCGCTGTACCTCGACGGCGGTGTCACGTCGGCCAATGCGGGCCAGGACCCGCGGGTGGCGGCGACCTGGTTCCTGCGCAACTGCTACCACCGGCCCTGCGACAACGTCGAGCTGCCGATCCAGTACGGCGACGCCGCGCGCCTGGCGCGGGTGAGCGCGGCGATCACCCGCCTGGTCGGCGACGATGACGCGGCGCCCCGGTGGAACGACGGCGATGTGTTCGGTACGCGCTTCGCGGCGCCGCGCGGGAATGAAAAATAA
- a CDS encoding HAMP domain-containing sensor histidine kinase yields MPYSSPVSGRILVVDDQPANLRVVSSLLSRHGYEVTTAADGAEALALLSDLRPDLLLLDMLMPNMDGFALLGEIKQIPELLRLPVVFLTVAQDRDLLLRAFDAGAVDYVTKPFMPEELLARVNAHVGLKQTRDRLERIARERQELVNLVAHDLKNPLSSIWFASDMLLKGETKPERVPRYHRMIHDSAEDALGYIRRYLETQDTSRKNEAAGSITALREVVDWLVDRYALQFEDRGVALQTRLPSASPIVAVDTLVLRQVAENLITNAIKYAPSSNVDISLRGGGPGFWQLLIEDRGPGIARDLQHALFRPFQRLAHADKDDGRSSGLGLSLAKQIIVNLGGQLWYEDREGGGARFIIELPEVAAERTLPAAANDDVPSRTRG; encoded by the coding sequence ATGCCTTACTCCAGTCCCGTCAGTGGCCGCATTCTCGTGGTCGACGATCAGCCTGCGAACCTGCGCGTGGTCAGTTCGCTGCTGAGCCGTCACGGCTACGAGGTGACGACGGCGGCCGACGGCGCCGAGGCGCTGGCGTTGCTGTCGGACCTACGCCCGGACCTGCTGCTGCTCGACATGCTGATGCCGAACATGGACGGCTTCGCGCTGCTGGGCGAGATCAAGCAGATCCCCGAACTGCTGCGGCTGCCGGTGGTGTTTTTGACCGTCGCCCAGGACCGCGACCTGTTGCTGCGCGCATTCGACGCCGGCGCGGTGGATTACGTCACCAAGCCGTTCATGCCCGAGGAACTGCTGGCGCGTGTCAATGCCCACGTCGGCCTGAAGCAGACCCGCGACCGGCTCGAGCGCATCGCGCGCGAGCGCCAGGAGCTGGTCAACCTGGTGGCGCACGACCTGAAGAACCCGCTGTCGAGCATCTGGTTCGCCAGCGACATGCTGCTCAAGGGCGAGACCAAGCCCGAGCGCGTGCCGCGCTACCACCGGATGATCCACGACAGCGCCGAAGACGCGCTGGGCTACATCCGGCGCTATCTCGAGACCCAGGACACCTCGCGCAAAAACGAAGCCGCCGGCAGCATCACCGCGCTGCGCGAGGTGGTCGACTGGCTGGTCGACCGCTATGCGCTGCAGTTCGAGGACCGCGGCGTGGCGCTGCAGACGCGGCTGCCGTCGGCGTCGCCGATCGTCGCGGTCGATACGCTGGTGCTGCGCCAGGTGGCCGAAAACCTGATCACCAACGCGATCAAGTACGCCCCGTCGAGCAATGTCGATATCTCGCTGCGTGGTGGCGGCCCAGGGTTCTGGCAGTTGTTGATCGAGGACCGCGGTCCGGGCATCGCCCGCGACCTGCAGCACGCGCTGTTCCGGCCGTTCCAGCGGCTGGCGCACGCGGACAAGGACGACGGGCGCTCCAGCGGCCTGGGGCTCTCGCTGGCCAAGCAGATCATCGTCAACCTCGGCGGCCAGCTGTGGTACGAGGATCGCGAAGGCGGCGGCGCGCGCTTCATCATCGAACTGCCCGAAGTCGCCGCCGAGCGCACGCTGCCGGCCGCCGCCAACGACGACGTCCCCTCGCGCACGCGCGGCTGA
- a CDS encoding pseudouridine synthase, whose protein sequence is MLIAFNKPFAVLCQFTDRSTPPRATLAGFGLPAGVYPAGRLDHDSEGLLLLTDDGPLAHRITDPRHKLPKTYQVQVEGTPTAAQLQALREGVTLKDGPTRPAQVALLDPPPTLWPRDPPVRFRKSVPDAWLALTIREGRNRQVRRMTAAVGLPTLRLVRVAIGPWRLDALPPGGWRAEAD, encoded by the coding sequence ATGCTCATCGCCTTCAACAAACCCTTCGCCGTGTTGTGCCAGTTCACCGACCGCAGCACGCCGCCGCGGGCGACTTTGGCCGGGTTCGGGTTGCCGGCCGGGGTGTACCCGGCCGGGCGCCTGGACCACGACAGCGAGGGGCTGTTGCTGCTGACTGACGATGGGCCGCTGGCGCACCGGATCACCGACCCCCGGCACAAGCTGCCCAAGACCTATCAGGTGCAGGTCGAAGGCACGCCGACGGCCGCGCAACTGCAGGCGTTGCGCGAGGGCGTGACGCTCAAGGATGGCCCCACCCGGCCGGCGCAGGTCGCGCTGCTTGACCCGCCGCCCACGCTGTGGCCGCGCGATCCGCCGGTACGCTTCCGCAAGTCGGTGCCTGACGCCTGGCTGGCACTGACGATCCGGGAAGGCCGCAATCGGCAGGTGCGGCGGATGACCGCCGCGGTCGGGCTGCCGACTTTGCGCCTGGTGCGGGTCGCGATCGGTCCCTGGCGCCTGGACGCATTGCCGCCGGGCGGCTGGCGGGCCGAGGCAGACTGA
- a CDS encoding methyltransferase, with protein sequence MQRSLSLCAAALLALTACSGPQTRADTSAALDATHVARLDAAIAGDWRTPENAARDGARHPRETLQFFGVRPGQTVIEITPGSGAWYSEILAPYLRGSGRYVAAMVDPAAVPAGRGRDYQQAQHDGLQARFARDPAQFDQAQIVTYDPAAPRLGPAGSADVVLTFRNVHNWRSSGQAEGMFKAFFEVLRSGGVLGVVEHRAAGDVPADDRSGYVGQAQVIALAQAAGFRVDGSSEINANPRDTRDHPNGVWTLPPTSRHEPGDAARYAAIGESDRMTLRFVKP encoded by the coding sequence ATGCAACGCAGCTTGTCGTTGTGCGCCGCCGCCCTGCTCGCGCTGACCGCCTGCAGCGGTCCGCAGACCCGGGCCGATACTTCGGCCGCCCTCGATGCCACCCACGTGGCGCGCCTGGACGCGGCGATCGCCGGCGACTGGCGCACGCCCGAGAACGCCGCGCGCGACGGCGCCCGCCACCCGCGCGAGACGCTGCAGTTCTTCGGCGTGCGTCCGGGCCAGACGGTGATTGAGATCACGCCCGGCAGCGGCGCCTGGTACAGCGAGATCCTGGCGCCGTACCTGCGCGGCAGCGGGCGCTATGTCGCCGCGATGGTCGACCCGGCGGCAGTGCCCGCCGGTCGTGGGCGCGACTACCAGCAGGCGCAACACGACGGCCTGCAGGCGCGGTTCGCGCGCGATCCGGCGCAGTTCGACCAGGCGCAGATCGTGACCTACGATCCGGCGGCGCCACGGCTGGGGCCGGCCGGCTCGGCCGACGTCGTGCTGACATTTCGCAATGTCCACAACTGGCGCAGCAGCGGCCAGGCCGAGGGCATGTTCAAGGCGTTCTTCGAGGTCTTGCGTTCGGGCGGTGTGCTGGGCGTGGTCGAGCATCGCGCGGCCGGCGACGTGCCCGCTGACGATCGCAGCGGCTACGTCGGCCAGGCCCAGGTCATCGCGCTGGCGCAGGCGGCCGGCTTCCGGGTCGACGGCAGCAGCGAGATCAACGCCAACCCGCGCGACACCCGCGATCACCCCAACGGCGTGTGGACCCTGCCGCCGACCAGCCGCCACGAGCCGGGCGATGCCGCCCGCTATGCCGCCATCGGCGAAAGCGACCGGATGACGTTGCGGTTCGTGAAGCCCTGA
- a CDS encoding aldo/keto reductase produces MPERELGHSGLRISPLAFGGNVFGWSADEATSYALLDECVALGIDLIDTADVYSAWAEGNTGGESETLIGKWLQRSGKRQAVTIATKVAKWSQRPGLSPANIQAACDDSLRRLGTDVIDLYQAHEDDPSVPLEDTLGAFSRLIEQGKVRAIGASNYTAPRLAEALEVSRRHGLPRYETLQPPYNLVDRAGYERELEPLVRAHGLGVIGYYALASGFLSGKYRSEADAAKSSARGAQVVKQYLNPRGKRILGALDDVACRHAATVAQVALAWLIARPGITAPIVSATSLAQLRELAAARTLLLSKTDIAALDGASAG; encoded by the coding sequence ATGCCCGAACGCGAACTCGGACACTCGGGACTGCGCATCTCGCCGCTGGCGTTCGGCGGCAACGTGTTCGGCTGGAGTGCGGACGAGGCGACCTCGTACGCCTTGCTCGATGAATGCGTCGCGCTGGGCATCGACCTCATCGACACCGCCGATGTCTACTCGGCCTGGGCCGAGGGCAACACCGGCGGCGAATCGGAAACGCTGATCGGCAAGTGGCTGCAGCGCAGCGGCAAGCGCCAGGCGGTGACCATCGCCACCAAGGTCGCCAAGTGGTCGCAGCGTCCCGGCCTGTCGCCGGCCAACATCCAGGCCGCGTGCGACGACTCGCTGCGCCGGCTCGGCACCGATGTGATCGACCTCTACCAGGCGCACGAGGACGACCCCTCGGTGCCGCTGGAAGACACGCTCGGCGCGTTCTCGCGGCTGATCGAACAGGGCAAGGTGCGCGCGATCGGCGCCTCCAACTACACCGCCCCGCGCCTGGCCGAAGCGCTGGAGGTGTCACGTCGGCACGGGCTGCCGCGCTACGAGACGCTGCAGCCGCCGTACAACCTGGTCGATCGCGCCGGCTATGAGCGCGAGCTCGAGCCCCTGGTGCGCGCGCACGGCCTGGGGGTGATTGGCTACTACGCACTGGCCAGCGGCTTCCTCAGCGGCAAGTACCGCAGCGAGGCCGACGCCGCCAAGTCCAGCGCGCGCGGTGCCCAGGTGGTCAAGCAGTACCTCAACCCGCGCGGCAAGCGCATCCTGGGCGCGCTCGACGATGTCGCCTGCCGCCATGCGGCGACCGTCGCCCAGGTCGCGCTGGCCTGGCTGATCGCGCGCCCCGGCATCACCGCGCCGATCGTCAGCGCCACCAGTCTCGCGCAACTGCGCGAACTGGCCGCCGCGCGCACGCTGCTGCTGTCCAAGACCGACATCGCCGCCCTCGACGGCGCCAGCGCCGGTTGA
- a CDS encoding NADP-dependent oxidoreductase gives MKPATTTRIVLAARPTGAPTAANFRIEQAPLPAPRNGQVLLRNRWLSLDPYMRGRMNAGRSYIAPIEVGEVMDGGTVSEVVESLHPAWSPGDLVLAHAGWQTHAVVDGEGLRRKIDPDGPAPSLALGVYGMPGFTAYAGLREIGKPAHGETVVVAAASGPVGATVGQIAKLQGARVVGIAGGPDKVAHVRDDLGFDVALDHRADDFAAQLQAACPDGIDVYFENVGGKVLDAVLPLLNDFARVPVCGLVAHYNDRALPPGPDRLPQLMSLILSRHLTVRGFIQRDFIALYPEFLREMGAWLRDGRIRWREDVVEGLENAPEAFIGMLEGRNFGKLVVKLTDD, from the coding sequence ATGAAGCCCGCCACCACCACCCGCATCGTCCTGGCCGCACGCCCCACCGGCGCGCCGACCGCTGCCAACTTCCGCATCGAACAGGCCCCGCTACCAGCGCCGCGCAACGGCCAGGTGCTGCTGCGCAACCGCTGGCTCTCGCTCGACCCCTACATGCGCGGCCGCATGAATGCCGGCCGCTCCTATATCGCCCCGATCGAGGTCGGCGAGGTGATGGACGGCGGCACCGTCTCGGAAGTGGTCGAGTCGCTGCACCCAGCCTGGTCGCCCGGCGACCTGGTGCTCGCGCACGCCGGCTGGCAGACCCATGCCGTGGTCGACGGTGAAGGGCTGCGCCGCAAGATCGACCCCGACGGGCCGGCGCCGTCGCTGGCGCTGGGCGTCTATGGCATGCCCGGCTTCACTGCCTACGCCGGGCTGCGCGAGATCGGCAAGCCCGCGCATGGCGAGACCGTGGTCGTGGCCGCGGCCAGCGGCCCGGTCGGTGCGACCGTCGGGCAGATCGCCAAGCTCCAGGGCGCCCGCGTGGTCGGCATCGCCGGCGGCCCGGACAAGGTCGCGCATGTGCGCGACGACCTTGGCTTCGACGTCGCCCTCGACCACCGCGCCGACGACTTCGCCGCGCAGCTCCAGGCCGCGTGCCCGGACGGCATCGACGTGTACTTCGAGAACGTCGGCGGCAAAGTGCTCGACGCCGTGCTGCCACTGCTCAACGACTTCGCGCGCGTGCCCGTGTGCGGCCTCGTCGCCCACTACAACGACCGCGCGCTGCCCCCCGGCCCCGACCGCCTGCCGCAGCTGATGAGCCTGATCCTCTCGCGGCACCTGACCGTGCGCGGCTTCATCCAGCGCGACTTCATCGCGCTCTATCCCGAGTTCCTGCGCGAAATGGGCGCCTGGCTGCGTGACGGCCGCATCCGCTGGCGCGAGGACGTGGTCGAAGGCCTGGAAAATGCGCCCGAGGCTTTCATCGGCATGCTCGAAGGCCGCAACTTCGGCAAGCTGGTGGTGAAGCTCACTGACGACTGA
- a CDS encoding NADP-dependent isocitrate dehydrogenase, which produces MVDTPKILYTLTDEAPFLATQSLLPIVEAFTRTAGIAVETRDISLAGRILAQFPERLTEAQKIGDHLAELGALATTPEANIIKLPNISASVPQLKAAIAELQAQGFDLPAYPDTPKDDAERDAKARYDRVKGSAVNPVLREGNSDRRAPASVKAYARKHPHRMGKWSSDSKTHVAHMDDGDFYGSERSATIDKAGALTIELVGADGAVTALRDPVKVQAGEIVDAAVMSRKALATFVSAQIADAKAQGVLFSLHLKATMMKVSDPIMFGVVVGEFYRDVLAKHADALAKVGFDPNNGIGDLYARIQSLPQDQQDAIRADIDALYAQRPALAMVNSDKGITNLHVPSDVIVDASMPAMIRDSGGMWNAQGKLQDAKAVIPDRCYAGVYQAVIEDCRAHGAFDPATMGSVPNVGLMAQKAEEYGSHDKTFQIPADGTVRVTDADGNVVFEHAVESGDIWRMCQTKDAPIQDWVKLAVSRARLSATPAVFWLDRARAHDAQVIAKVETYLKDHDTNGLDIRILPPVEATAFSLARIRKGEDTISVTGNVLRDYLTDLFPIMELGTSAKMLSIVPLMAGGGLFETGAGGSAPKHVQQFVEENYLRWDSLGEFLALAASLEHLGQTRDNAKAKVLAATLDTANGRILDENRSPARKVGELDNRGSHFYLALYWAQALAAQNDDAALKATFAPLAKALSDNEAAIVAELNGAQGTPVEIGGYYHPDLAKIAKAMRPSATFNDALATLQG; this is translated from the coding sequence ATGGTCGATACCCCCAAGATCCTCTACACGCTCACCGATGAAGCCCCGTTCCTGGCCACGCAGTCGCTGCTGCCCATCGTCGAGGCGTTCACGCGCACGGCGGGCATCGCGGTCGAGACCCGCGACATTTCGCTGGCCGGGCGCATCCTGGCGCAGTTTCCCGAGCGGCTGACCGAGGCGCAGAAGATCGGCGATCACCTGGCCGAGCTCGGCGCGCTGGCCACCACGCCCGAGGCCAACATCATCAAGCTGCCGAACATCAGCGCCTCGGTGCCGCAGCTCAAGGCGGCGATCGCCGAGCTGCAGGCGCAGGGCTTCGATCTGCCGGCCTACCCCGATACGCCCAAGGACGACGCCGAGCGCGACGCCAAGGCGCGCTACGACCGGGTCAAGGGCAGTGCGGTCAATCCGGTGCTGCGCGAGGGCAACTCCGATCGCCGCGCGCCGGCGTCGGTGAAGGCCTACGCGCGCAAGCATCCGCACCGCATGGGCAAGTGGTCGTCGGATTCCAAGACGCACGTTGCGCACATGGACGACGGTGATTTCTATGGCAGCGAGCGTTCGGCGACGATCGACAAGGCCGGCGCGCTGACGATCGAACTGGTCGGCGCCGACGGTGCGGTCACCGCGCTGCGCGATCCGGTGAAGGTGCAGGCCGGCGAGATCGTTGATGCGGCGGTGATGTCGCGCAAGGCATTGGCGACGTTCGTCTCGGCGCAGATCGCCGATGCCAAGGCGCAGGGGGTGCTGTTCTCTCTGCACCTCAAGGCGACGATGATGAAGGTCTCCGACCCGATCATGTTCGGTGTGGTCGTGGGCGAGTTCTACCGCGACGTGCTGGCCAAGCATGCCGATGCGCTGGCCAAGGTGGGCTTCGATCCGAACAACGGTATCGGTGACCTGTACGCACGCATCCAGTCGCTGCCGCAGGATCAGCAGGATGCGATCCGCGCCGACATCGATGCGCTGTATGCGCAGCGCCCGGCGCTGGCGATGGTCAACTCCGACAAGGGCATCACCAATCTGCACGTGCCCAGCGACGTGATCGTCGATGCGTCGATGCCGGCGATGATCCGCGACTCGGGCGGCATGTGGAACGCGCAAGGCAAGCTGCAGGATGCCAAGGCGGTGATTCCGGATCGTTGCTATGCCGGCGTCTACCAGGCGGTGATCGAGGACTGCCGCGCGCATGGCGCGTTCGATCCGGCGACGATGGGCTCGGTGCCCAACGTCGGTCTGATGGCGCAGAAGGCCGAGGAATACGGTTCGCACGACAAGACGTTCCAGATTCCGGCCGACGGCACGGTGCGGGTGACGGATGCCGACGGCAATGTGGTGTTCGAGCACGCGGTCGAGAGCGGCGACATCTGGCGCATGTGTCAGACCAAGGACGCGCCGATCCAGGATTGGGTGAAGCTGGCGGTGAGCCGTGCGCGCCTGTCGGCCACGCCCGCGGTGTTCTGGCTCGACCGCGCGCGTGCGCACGATGCGCAGGTGATCGCCAAGGTCGAGACCTATCTCAAGGATCACGACACCAACGGCCTGGACATCCGCATCCTGCCGCCGGTCGAGGCGACCGCGTTCTCGCTGGCACGCATCCGCAAGGGCGAGGACACCATCTCGGTGACCGGCAACGTGTTGCGCGACTATCTGACCGACCTGTTCCCGATCATGGAGCTGGGCACCAGCGCGAAGATGCTGTCGATCGTGCCGCTGATGGCGGGCGGCGGGCTGTTCGAGACCGGTGCCGGCGGTTCGGCGCCCAAGCACGTGCAGCAGTTCGTCGAAGAGAACTACCTGCGTTGGGATTCGCTGGGTGAGTTCCTCGCCCTGGCGGCTTCGCTCGAGCACCTGGGCCAGACGCGCGATAACGCCAAGGCCAAGGTACTGGCGGCGACGCTGGATACGGCCAATGGCCGCATCCTCGACGAGAACCGCTCGCCGGCGCGCAAGGTGGGTGAGCTCGACAACCGCGGCAGCCATTTCTACCTGGCGCTGTACTGGGCGCAGGCCCTAGCGGCGCAGAACGACGATGCCGCGCTGAAGGCGACGTTTGCACCGCTCGCCAAGGCGCTGTCGGACAACGAGGCGGCCATCGTCGCCGAGCTCAACGGCGCGCAGGGCACGCCGGTGGAGATCGGTGGCTACTACCACCCCGATCTGGCGAAGATCGCCAAGGCGATGCGCCCCAGCGCGACCTTCAACGACGCGCTGGCGACGTTGCAGGGCTGA